A portion of the Lolium rigidum isolate FL_2022 chromosome 1, APGP_CSIRO_Lrig_0.1, whole genome shotgun sequence genome contains these proteins:
- the LOC124683230 gene encoding glycine-rich cell wall structural protein 2-like isoform X2, which produces MAIKSPLLLGVVLVSLMLISEDMADARELTEAKGGPGLKDEKLGGGYQHGGGYENGGGYGNGGGYGNGGGYVYGGGYQHGGGYGNYGRGYGNGGGYHHGGGYGNYGGGYGGGYGNYGHGGGYGPGYGGGGYGPGYGGGHGHSGNGGYGGNYGGGYGGGAGYGGGGGYGSGYGGGGGYGGGSGGAGYP; this is translated from the exons ATGGCTATCAAGTCCCCCCTTCTGCTCGGTGTCGTACTAGTCTCGCTCATGCTTATCTCGGAGGATATGGCAGATGCTCGAGAGCTTACTGAAGCCAAAg GAGGGCCGGGCCTCAAGGACGAGAAGTTGGGAGGTGGCTACCAACATGGTGGAGGATACGAAAACGGTGGAGGGTATGGCAATGGTGGGGGATACGGAAATGGCGGAGGGTATGTGTATGGTGGTGGATACCAACATGGTGGTGGATATGGAAACTATGGTCGAGGATATGGAAATGGTGGTGGATACCATCACGGTGGAGGATACGGAAACTATGGTGGTGGGTATGGTGGAGGATATGGAAACTATGGGCACGGTGGAGGTTATGGGCCTGGCTATGGTGGTGGAGGCTATGGACCTGGATATGGTGGAGGGCATGGTCATTCAGGCAATGGTGGATATGGCGGAAATTATGGTGGAGGTTACGGTGGTGGTGCCGGATATGGTGGAGGTGGCGGATACGGCAGCgggtacggtggtggtggaggttatGGTGGAGGATCGGGTGGCGCTGGCTATCCTTAA
- the LOC124683230 gene encoding glycine-rich protein HC1-like isoform X1, whose protein sequence is MAIKSPLLLGVVLVSLMLISEDMADARELTEAKESEDKNLKPAGGPGLKDEKLGGGYQHGGGYENGGGYGNGGGYGNGGGYVYGGGYQHGGGYGNYGRGYGNGGGYHHGGGYGNYGGGYGGGYGNYGHGGGYGPGYGGGGYGPGYGGGHGHSGNGGYGGNYGGGYGGGAGYGGGGGYGSGYGGGGGYGGGSGGAGYP, encoded by the exons ATGGCTATCAAGTCCCCCCTTCTGCTCGGTGTCGTACTAGTCTCGCTCATGCTTATCTCGGAGGATATGGCAGATGCTCGAGAGCTTACTGAAGCCAAAg AGTCCGAGGATAAAAATTTAAAACCTGCAGGAGGGCCGGGCCTCAAGGACGAGAAGTTGGGAGGTGGCTACCAACATGGTGGAGGATACGAAAACGGTGGAGGGTATGGCAATGGTGGGGGATACGGAAATGGCGGAGGGTATGTGTATGGTGGTGGATACCAACATGGTGGTGGATATGGAAACTATGGTCGAGGATATGGAAATGGTGGTGGATACCATCACGGTGGAGGATACGGAAACTATGGTGGTGGGTATGGTGGAGGATATGGAAACTATGGGCACGGTGGAGGTTATGGGCCTGGCTATGGTGGTGGAGGCTATGGACCTGGATATGGTGGAGGGCATGGTCATTCAGGCAATGGTGGATATGGCGGAAATTATGGTGGAGGTTACGGTGGTGGTGCCGGATATGGTGGAGGTGGCGGATACGGCAGCgggtacggtggtggtggaggttatGGTGGAGGATCGGGTGGCGCTGGCTATCCTTAA